One Acidimicrobiales bacterium DNA segment encodes these proteins:
- a CDS encoding P-loop NTPase, which translates to MSSSAPTPVNVAVVEADSAARSRLAMQLGSGVFDFEHFEDFAAQLDSSPTVVVLGPSCGDPYNLATLAAVLQPRPEVGAVLVADELSTELFQQAIRSGVKDVLAAPVDTAQLQEACRRVAESVGVHGRPASLGLDDGEPSEGGRVITVFSTKGGAGKSVVATNLAVALAQRTDETVVLIDCDLQFGDVAVMLKLAPQHTIVDAVNSIDRLDSGFLNNLLVTHPPSGLKVMPAPLEPAYADQISAEHVRTIVAQLRKVAKYVIVDTPSYFDDKVLTLIEDSDDILLVAGMDIPNIKNVKIGLQTMRMLDTPNSKIHLVLNRANTKVRLDVSEVERTLQIKAETQLPSDIVVPQSINKSTPVVIDAPRSSIARAFETLADRYIPAGAGKKKKR; encoded by the coding sequence AACGTCGCCGTGGTCGAGGCCGACTCCGCGGCCCGGTCGCGCCTGGCGATGCAGCTGGGATCCGGGGTGTTCGACTTCGAGCACTTCGAGGACTTCGCGGCCCAGCTCGACTCCTCGCCCACCGTCGTCGTGCTCGGTCCCTCCTGCGGCGACCCGTACAACCTGGCCACGCTGGCCGCCGTGCTCCAGCCCCGGCCCGAGGTCGGGGCGGTGCTGGTGGCCGACGAGCTCTCGACCGAGCTGTTCCAGCAGGCCATCCGCTCCGGCGTGAAGGACGTGCTGGCGGCGCCGGTCGACACCGCCCAGCTGCAGGAGGCCTGCCGCCGGGTGGCCGAGTCGGTGGGCGTGCACGGCCGTCCCGCCAGTCTCGGCCTGGACGACGGCGAGCCCAGTGAGGGCGGCCGGGTCATCACCGTGTTCTCCACCAAGGGCGGCGCCGGCAAGTCGGTGGTGGCCACCAACCTGGCCGTGGCCCTGGCCCAGCGCACCGACGAGACCGTGGTGCTGATCGACTGCGACCTCCAGTTCGGCGACGTGGCCGTCATGCTCAAGCTGGCCCCCCAGCACACCATCGTCGACGCCGTGAACTCCATCGACCGGCTCGACAGCGGCTTCCTCAACAACCTGCTGGTGACCCACCCGCCGTCGGGCCTGAAGGTCATGCCCGCCCCGTTGGAGCCGGCCTACGCCGACCAGATCTCCGCCGAGCACGTGCGGACCATCGTGGCCCAGCTCCGCAAGGTGGCCAAGTACGTCATCGTGGACACGCCGTCCTACTTCGACGACAAGGTGCTGACCCTCATCGAGGACTCCGACGACATCCTCCTGGTGGCGGGGATGGACATCCCCAACATCAAGAACGTGAAGATCGGGCTGCAGACCATGCGCATGCTCGACACGCCGAACTCGAAGATCCACCTGGTGCTGAACCGGGCCAACACCAAGGTCCGCCTGGACGTCAGCGAGGTCGAGCGGACCCTGCAGATCAAGGCCGAGACCCAGCTGCCCAGTGACATCGTCGTGCCCCAGTCGATCAACAAGAGCACGCCGGTCGTCATCGACGCCCCCCGCAGCTCGATCGCCCGGGCCTTCGAGACCCTGGCCGACCGGTACATCCCGGCCGGCGCCGGCAAGAAGAAGAAGCGCTGA